In Gopherus flavomarginatus isolate rGopFla2 chromosome 1, rGopFla2.mat.asm, whole genome shotgun sequence, a single genomic region encodes these proteins:
- the CHD4 gene encoding chromodomain-helicase-DNA-binding protein 4 isoform X3 → MASGIGSPSPCSAGSDDDEMEILLNNSIPQHPEPEEEPEEELLSEAETPKIKKKKKPKKLKEPKVPKLSKRQKKELGDSSGEGNEFVEEEEEVLHSDSEGSDYTPGRKKKKKLGPKKEKKNKAKRKEEEEEEEEDDDSKEPKSSAQLLEDWGMEDIDHIFTEEDYRTLTNYKAFSQFVRPLIAAKNPKIAVSKMMMVLGAKWREFSTNNPFKGSSGASVAAAAAAAVAVVESMVANVDAVLPQPPADVPLRKAKTKEGKGPNARRKPKASPRVPDIKKPKTKKVAPLKIKLGGFSSKRKRSSSEDEDLDVESDFDDASINSYSVSDGSTSRSSRSRKKLKAGKRKKKGEDDSTVPVDGYETDHQDYCEVCQQGGEIILCDTCPRAYHMVCLDPDMEKAPEGKWSCPHCEKEGIQWEAKEDNSEGEEILEDVVGDPEEEDDHHMEFCRVCKDGGELLCCDACPSSYHIHCLNPPLPEIPNGEWLCPRCTCPSLKGKVQKILIWKWGQPPLPTPVPRPADADPNSPSPRPLEGRPERQFFVKWQGMSYWHCSWVSELQLELHCQVMFRNYQRKNDMDEPPSGDFGGEEEKSRKRKNKDPKFAEMEERFYRYGIKPEWMMIHRILNHSVDKKGNVHYLIKWRDLPYDQASWESEDVEVQDYDLYKQAYWNHRELMRGEEGRPGKKIKKVKMRKLERPPDTPTVDPTVKYDRQPEYLDVTGGTLHPYQLEGLNWLRFSWAQGTDTILADEMGLGKTVQTAVFLYSLYKEGHSKGPFLVSAPLSTIINWEREFEMWAPDMYVVTYVGDKDSRAIIRENEFSFEDNAIRGGKKASRMKKEASVKFHVLLTSYELITIDMAILGSIDWACLIVDEAHRLKNNQSKFFRVLNGYSLQHKLLLTGTPLQNNLEELFHLLNFLTPERFHNLEGFLEEFADIAKEDQIKKLHDMLGPHMLRRLKADVFKNMPSKTELIVRVELSPMQKKYYKYILTRNFEALNARGGGNQVSLLNVVMDLKKCCNHPYLFPVAAMEAPKMPNGMYDGSALIRASGKLLLLQKMLKNLKEGGHRVLIFSQMTKMLDLLEDFLEHEGYKYERIDGGITGNMRQEAIDRFNAPGAQQFCFLLSTRAGGLGINLATADTVIIYDSDWNPHNDIQAFSRAHRIGQNKKVMIYRFVTRASVEERITQVAKKKMMLTHLVVRPGLGSKTGSMSKQELDDILKFGTEELFKDEATEGGDSKEGEDSSVIHYDDKAIERLLDRNQDETEDTELQGMNEYLSSFKVAQYVVREEEMGEEEEVEREIIKQEESVDPDYWEKLLRHHYEQQQEDLARNLGKGKRIRKQVNYNDGSQEDRDWQDDQSDNQSDYSVASEEGDEDFDERSEAARRPSRKGLRNDKDKPLPPLLARVGGNIEVLGFNARQRKAFLNAIMRYGMPPQDAFTTQWLVRDLRGKSEKEFKAYVSLFMRHLCEPGADGAETFADGVPREGLSRQHVLTRIGVMSLIRKKVQEFEHVNGRWSMPELAEIEENKKLLQPGSPSPKTPTPSTPGDTQPNTPAAVPPLEEGVKVEEGASTREQGELMESEKEPNLVSAEAEVPMEQCAQPVETPPQEAKSPMNPPEAEEKKPEEPEVKEEPMEMESKADVEKIEDRVSAEPSAEPPTINLDEKEEKKEDDKRDVVMLQNGEMLKDSLDERHKKAVKQRFMFNIADGGFTELHSLWQNEERAATVTKKTYEIWHRRHDYWLLAGIINHGYARWQDIQNDPRYAILNEPFKGEMNRGNFLEIKNKFLARRFKLLEQALVIEEQLRRAAYLNMSEDPSHPSMALNTRFAEVECLAESHQHLSKESMAGNKPANAVLHKVLKQLEELLSDMKADVTRLPATIARIPPVAVRLQMSERNILSRLANRSSEPPPPPPPQQVAQQQ, encoded by the exons ATGGCATCGGGCATTGGATCCCCATCACCTTGTTCTGCTGGCAGTGATGATGACGAGATGGAAATCCTGCTGAATAACAGCATCCCTCAGCACCCAG AGCCTGAAGAAGAGCCAGAGGAAGAGCTGCTGTCAGAGGCTGAAACTCCCAAAAtcaagaagaaaaagaaacccaAGAAGCTAAAGGAACCAAAAGTGCCCAAACTTAGCAAGCGCCAGAAAAAGGAG cTAGGGGACAGCTCTGGTGAGGGGAATGAgtttgtggaggaggaagaggaggtgctGCACTCAGACAGTGAGGGCAGTGACTACACCCctgggaggaagaagaagaagaaattagggcccaagaaagaaaagaaaaacaaagccaagcgcaaggaggaggaggaggaagaagaggaagatgaTGACTCAAAG GAACCCAAATCATCTGCTCAGCTCCTGGAAGACTGGGGTATGGAGGACATTGATCACATCTTCACAGAAGAGGATTACCGCACTCTCACCAACTACAAGGCTTTCAGCCAGTTTGTCAG GCCACTAATAGCTGCCAAGAACCCTAAAATAGCTGTCTCAAAGATGATGATGGTGCTGGGGGCCAAGTGGCGGGAGTTCAGCACTAACAACCCCTTCAAAGGCAGTTCAGGGGCCTCTGTGGCGGCTGCAGCGGCAGCAGCTGTGGCTGTGGTAGAGAGCATGGTGGCCAACGTGGAtgctgtcctgccccagccccctgctgatgTGCCACTACGTAAGGCCAAGACCAAGGAGGGCAAAG GGCCTAATGCCCGGCGGAAGCCGAAGGCCAGTCCTCGTGTTCCTGACATCAAGAAACCCAAAACCAAGAAGGTggctcctctgaaaatcaaactGGGAGGATTTAGTTCCAAGCGTAAGAGATCATCA AGTGAAGATGAGGATCTGGATGTGGAATCAGACTTTGATGATGCTAGCATCAATAGCTACTCTGTTTCAGATGGATCCACTagccgcagcagccggagccgcAAGAAACTCAAGGctgggaaaaggaaaaagaaag GTGAGGATGACTCCACAGTTCCTGTGGATGGCTATGAGACAGATCACCAGGACTACTGTGAGGTGTGTCAGCAGGGAGGAGAAATCATCCTTTGTGACACCTGTCCCCGTGCCTACCACATGGTCTGCCTGGACCCAGACATGGAGAAAGCCCCAGAGGGCAAATGGAGCTGCCCACACTGT GAGAAGGAGGGGATCCAGTGGGAGGCAAAGGAGGATAACTCGGAAGGCGAGGAGATCCTGGAGGATGTTGTGGGAGAccctgaggaggaggatgatCACCACATGGAGTTCTGCCGGGTCTGCAAGGATGGAGGGGAACTGCTCTGCTGTGATGCCTGTCCCTCTTCCTACCACATTCACTGTCTAAATCCCCCCCTGCCAGAGATTCCTAATGGGGAATGGCTGTGCCCTCGCTGCACT tgCCCATCTCTGAAGGGGAAGGTGCAGAAGATCTTGATCTGGAAGTGGGGCCAGCCCCCACTACCCACACCAGTGCCGCGACCAGCTGATGCAGACCCtaactctccctcccccagacccCTGGAGGGCCGGCCTGAGCGGCAGTTCTTTGTCAAATGGCAGGGCATGTCCTATTGGCACTGTTCGTGggtgtctgaactgcag ctggagctgcaCTGCCAAGTGATGTTCCGAAATTACCAACGCAAGAATGATATGGATGAGCCGCCCTCAGGAGactttgggggtgaggaggagaagaGCCGCAAGCGAAAGAACAAAGACCCCAAGTTTGCTGAGATGGAGGAGCGCTTCTATCGCTATGGGATCAAGCCTGAGTGGATGATGATCCACCGGATCCTTAACCACAG TGTGGATAAGAAGGGGAATGTCCACTATCTGATTAAATGGAGGGACCTGCCCTATGACCAGGCCTCCTGGGAGAGTGAGGATGTGGAGGTGCAGGACTATGACCTCTACAAACAGGCCTACTGGAATcacag GGAGCTGATGAGAGGTGAAGAGGGTCGGCCTGGCAAGAAGATAAAGAAGGTGAAGATGCGGAAGCTGGAAAGACCCCCAGACACACCCACGGTGGAT CCAACAGTGAAGTATGACCGGCAGCCAGAGTACCTTGATGTAACAGGAGGGACTCTGCACCCCTATCAGCTGGAGGGGCTGAACTGGCTGCGCTTCTCCTGGGCCCAGGGCACAGACACGATATTGGCTGATGAAATGGGGCTGGGCAAGACAGTGCAGACAGCTGTGTTCCTGTACTCCCTGTACAAAGAG GGCCACTCAAAGGGACCCTTTCTGGTGAGTGCCCCACTCTCCACAATTATCAACTGGGAGCGGGAGTTTGAGATGTGGGCTCCAGACATGTATGTGGTGACCTACGTTGGGGACAAGGACAGCCGGGCCATCATCCGGGAGAATGAGTTCTCTTTCGAGGACAATGCCATACGTGGGGGCAAGAAGGCATCCAGGATGAAG AAGGAAGCATCTGTGAAGTTCCATGTGCTGCTCACTTCCTATGAACTGATCACAATTGACATGGCCATTCTGGGTTCTATTGACTGGGCCTGTCTTATTGTGGATGAAGCTCACCGTCTCAAGAACAATCAATCTAAG TTTTTCCGGGTGTTGAATGGATATTCCCTCCAGCACAAGCTACTGCTCACAGGAACCCCTCTGCAGAACAACCTGGAGGAACTGTTCCACCTGCTCAACTTCCTGACACCTGAGAGATTCCA TAACTTGGAAGGCTTCCTGGAAGAATTTGCAGACATTGCCAAGGAGGATCAGATCAAGAAGCTGCATGACATGCTGGGCCCACACATGCTGAGGCGCCTCAAGGCTGATGTTTTCAAGAACATGCCCTCCAAGACAGAACTCATTGTCCGGGTGGAGCTGAGCCCCATGCAGAA GAAATACTATAAATACATTTTGACAAGAAACTTTGAGGCACTGAATGCACGAGGTGGTGGCAACCAAGTCTCCCTGCTCAATGTGGTCATGGATCTGAAGAAATGTTGTAATCACCCCTACCTCTTTCCCGTTGCTGCTATG GAAGCTCCAAAGATGCCAAATGGGATGTATGATGGTAGTGCCCTGATCCGAGCATCTGGGAAATTGCTGCTGCTCCAGAAGATGTTGAAGAACCTCAAGGAAGGAGGCCACAGGGTGCTCATCTTCTCACAG ATGACTAAAATGTTGGATCTCTTGGAAGATTTTCTGGAACATGAAGGGTACAAATATGAGCGGATTGATGGTGGGATCACAGGGAACATGCGCCAGGAGGCCATCGATCGCTTCAATG CTCCTGGTGCTCAGCAGTTCTGCTTCCTGCTTTCCACTCGAGCTGGGGGGCTCGGTATCAACCTGGCCACAGCAGACACAGTGATCATCTATGATTCAGACTGGAACCCACACAATGACATCCAG GCTTTCAGCCGTGCACACAGGATTGGACAGAACAAGAAAGTGATGATTTACCGTTTTGTGACACGGGCTTCAGTAGAGGAACGTATCACTCAAGTGGCTAAGAAGAAGATGATGCTAACACATCTGGTGGTGAGGCCAGGATTGGGCTCCAAGACGGGCTCCATGTCCAAGCAGGAGCTTGATGACATCCTGAAGTTTGGGACTGAGGAGCTCTTCAAGGATGAGGCCACTGAGGGTG GTGATAGCAAAGAGGGCGAGGACAGCAGTGTCATCCACTACGATGACAAAGCAATCGAGCGACTACTGGACCGAAATCAGGATGAGACTGAAGACACAGAGCTGCAGGGCATGAATGAGTATCTCAGCTCCTTCAAGGTGGCCCAATATGTGGTACGGGAAGAGGAGATGGGG gaggaggaggaagtggagcGGGAGATTATTAAACAAGAAGAGTCAGTGGACCCAGATTACTGGGAAAAATTGCTGCGTCACCActatgagcagcagcaggaggatctGGCtaggaacctgggcaagggtaaaCGTATCCGCAAGCAGGTCAACTACAATGACGGCTCCCAGGAGGACAGAG atTGGCAGGATGACCAGTCAGATAACCAGTCAGATTATTCAGTggcctctgaggaaggagatgaaGATTTTGATGAGAGATCTGAAG CTGCTCGCCGGCCCAGTCGCAAAGGCCTGAGAAATGACAAAGACAAGCCCTTGCCTCCCCTTCTTGCCCGTGTGGGAGGGAACATTGAA GTGCTGGGCTTCAATGCCCGCCAGCGCAAAGCCTTCCTTAATGCCATCATGCGCTATGGGATGCCACCCCAGGATGCCTTCACCACCCAGTGGCTTGTCCGGGACCTGCGTGGCAAGTCTGAGAAGGAGTTCAA GGCCTATGTCTCGCTGTTCATGCGTCACCTATGTGAGCCAGGAGCAGATGGTGCGGAGACCTTTGCAGATGGGGTCCCACGGGAGGGGCTGTCCCGCCAGCATGTCCTCACCCGCATTGGAGTCATGTCACTCATACGCAAAAAG GTGCAGGAATTTGAGCATGTGAATGGGCGCTGGAGTATGCCAGAACTAGCAGAGATAGAGGAGAACAAGAAGCTTTTGCAGCCGGGCTCGCCCTCCCCCAAAACCCCCACACCCTCCACACCAGGGGACACGCAGCCTAACACACCTGCCGCTGTCCCTCCACTTG AAGAGGGTGTGAAGGTGGAAGAAGGAGCCAGTACTAGGGAGCAAGGGGAGCTCATGGAGTCTGAGAAGGAACCCAACCTAGTTTCTGCTGAAGCAGAGGTCCCAATGGAG CAGTGTGCCCAGCCTGTGGAGACACCCCCACAAGAGGCAAAGTCCCCAATGAACCCCCCAGAAGCAGAGGAGAAAAAGCCTGAGGAACCAGAAGTGAAGGAGGAGCCAATGGAAATGGAAAGCAAAG CTGATGTGGAGAAGATTGAAGATAGAGTGTCTGCTGAGCCCTCTGCTGAACCTCCAACTATCAACCTGGACGAGAAGG aggagaagaaggaAGATGACAAGAGGGATGTGGTGATGCTGCAGAATGGGGAGATGCTGAAGGACTCTCTTGATGAGAGGCACAAGAAGGCAGTGAAGCAGCGCTTCATGTTCAACATAGCTGATGGTGGCTTCACTG AGTTGCATTCTCTATGGCAAAATGAAGAACGAGCAGCAACTGTCACCAAGAAAACCTACGAGATCTGGCACCGGCGCCATGACTATTGGCTCTTGGCTGGGATCATCAA TCATGGCTATGCCCGCTGGCAGGACATTCAGAATGATCCACGTTATGCCATCCTCAATGAACCCTTCAAGGGTGAGATGAACAGGGGCAACTTCCTGGAGATCAAGAACAAGTTCCTGGCCAGGAGGTTCaag CTGCTGGAGCAGGCACTGGTGATTGAGGAGCAGCTGCGGCGAGCTGCCTATCTGAACATGTCAGAAGATCCATCGCACCCATCTATGGCCCTCAATACACGTTTTGCTGAGGTAGAGTGTCTGGCAGAGAGCCACCAGCACCTGTCTAAGGAGTCAATGGCTGGGAACAAGCCAGCCAATGCTGTTCTTCACAAAG TTTTGAAGCAGCTGGAGGAGCTTCTGAGTGACATGAAGGCAGATGTGACTCGGCTGCCTGCCACTATTGCCCGCATCCCACCTGTGGCTGTGCGCCTCCAAATGTCTGAGCGCAATATCCTCAGTCGACTGGCCAACCGCAGCAGtgaacctccacccccaccacctccccagcAG GTGGCCCAGCAGCAATGA